The segment CGCGGCGTGCTGGAGCAGCGGTTTTCTGCCGAGCGTGTATTCCGGCACGCGATTCCGCAACACGGGCGATCCCATTTTGAATGTGAGCACGCCGGAAGGCATCACGCCAGGCACGCAGAAGGACACCATCGACCTCATCAACTCGCTCAACCATCGCCGCCTGAAGCTGGATGGCGATGGCGAGACGGCCACGCGCATCGCGAACTACGAAATGGCCTACCGCCTGCAAACCTCCGCACCGGAGCTGATGGACCTCACGAAGGAGGACGAGGCCACGCTGAAAATGTATGGCTGCGATCCGAAGGTGCCGTCCTTTGCCCGCGCCTGCCTGCTGGCGCGGCGCATGGTCGAGCGCGGTGTGCGCTTCATCAACATCTACAACGAAGGCTGGGACGCGCACAGCAACGTCGAGGGCAACGTGCGCAACAACTGCAAGAATACCGACCAGGCCAGCGCCGCGCTGATCAAAGACCTCAAACAACGCGGCCTGCTCGACAGCACGCTCGTCGTCTGGGGCGGTGAATTTGGCCGCACGCCGATGGTCGAGGCCAGTGTGTCACTCGGTCGCAGCATGGGCCGCGATCATCATCCGCAGGCCTTCACCATGTGGATGGCCGGTGGCGGCATCAAAGGCGGCGTCACCCTGGGTGCGACGGATGAGATGGGCTTCAACATCATCGAAGACGAAGTCCATGTGGCCGACATCCACGCGACGATCCTTCATCAACTCGGCATGGACCACGAAAGGCTATCCTTCCGCGCTGCGGGGCTCGATTTCAAACTGACGGGCGTGGAGCCGTGCAAGGTGATCCAGAAGATCCTGGCATAGACTCAGCTCTGCGCTGCGATCAGTGAAGTGCGGCACAGTTCCGAGTACAAACCACCAGCCTCGATGAGCTGGTCGTGAGTGCCCTGCTCGATGATACGCCCGTGCTCTAGCACGTAGATCCGATCTGCATTCCGCACGGTGCTGAGTCGATGTGCGATGACAAAGCTCGTGCGCTGCTTCATCAGCCGTTCCAGCGCCTCCTGGATGAGTCTTTCGGTCTCTGTATCCACACTTGCGGTGGCTTCATCGAGCAAGAGGATCGGCGGATTGCGCAACAATGCCCGAGCGATGCTGATGCGCTGTTTTTCACCCACACTGAGCTTGATCCCACGCTCTCCCACATGCGTATCGAGCTGCTGCGGCAGTCGTTTGACGAACTCAGCCGCATTCGCGCTCTCCAGCACATTCCAAAGCTCCGAATCGCTAGCCTCTCGCTTACCGATGAGCAGATTGTCACGCACGCTCCCATTAAAAAGAAAGCTCTCCTGCGTCACATAGCCGATCTGACGCCGCAGACTCGATTTGCTGATGTTTTTCACCGGCACGTCGTCGATCGTCAACAGCCCCTCATCATGCTCATAGAATCGAGTGAGCAAATTGATCAGCGTGGACTTCCCTGCCCCGGTGGGGCCGACGAGAGCGATCGTCTGGCCCGGCTGCGCATCAATCGTAATGCCATGCACCGTGGGTAACTTACCCGTGTAGCTGAAACCCACGTTTTCGTAGCGGATATGTCCACGCACACTTCCCAATGTGATGCCGTCGTCGATGCCGCGCTCCTCCTCCGCATCCATGATGCCAAAGACTCGCTCCCCAGCCGCTCGACCAGCCTGGATCATCTGATTCAGGCTATGGAGCTGCTCGACAGGCTCATAAAACAACCGCGCCAATAGCAGGAAGGCTGTCAGATCACCGGGTTTCATCGTTCCATGCATGATCGCTCGTGCTCCGAACCAGAGAATGATCACGGAGCCCGCATCTTTGAGCAGCGACATGCTAGGGCGATAGATCGACCAGACATGCATCAGGTGCAGGGTGGCCTTTTTCAGTGCTCCGCTGCTTTCATTGAAGCGGGCGTGCTCCTCACGCTCCATCGCATACGCTTTGATCTGGCGCATACCACTCACGTTATCATGCAGCAGTGAATTCATACCACTACTAGCGCTACGCACCCGGCGATGACGATCACGGGCGCTTTTGGTGTAAAAAACAGCCCCTAGGGCGAGGAACGGCATCGGCAGCATGGCGGTCCAGGCCAGCGTGGCATCTGCATAGAACATAAAACCAGCCACGATGACGATTTGTAGCACCGCGACGAGCCCCTGCTCGATCCCGTCGATGAGCACACGCTCCACCGCCGGGATATCCTCCGCCACCGTGGTCATGATGTCTCCAGTGGGCCGATTATCAAACCAGCGCAGGGGCAGACGCTGAAGCCGCTCGTACAAGTCGCTGCGCAGATCATAGATCACATTCTGCTCAAAGGAGTTGTTCAGCCGGATGCGCAGTGAATTGAAGAGATTCTGCAAAATGAAGGCTCCCAGCACCAGCAGCGCCGAGTTCCCCAACCGCTCCCACTCATGGCGCGGTATGATGCCATCGATGATCTCTCGCGTCACCGAAGGCAGCACCAGCACCATGAGTGTCCCGCCCACCGCACAGACTAGCTGCGCTACAGCCATGCCTGGATAACGCCGGAGATAAGAAAAAACGCGAAGTGTGGTGCCCATGTGAATGAGCCTTTCGCATCGACGAAAGGAGCGACGCGGTCAAGACCCTTGGCGCATGCTTAAAGATCATTCACAGGCAGCCACTTGCGCTCTGCCCAGCTTTGCAGCCCCAGTTCAGCGAGTTGGACGCCTTTGGCACCTTCACGCAGGGTCCAGGGGAAAGGCGTGTCGCACACCACATGGCGGAGGAAGTCCTCCCACTGGATTTTGAAGGCATTGTCGTAAATCGTGGTATCCGGCACCTTCTGCCAGCCCTCGAAGAAGTTGATCGGCTGCTGAATGTCAGGGTTCCAGATCGGTCGCGGCGTGACGCCAGCGCTCTGCACCCAGCAATCGCGCAAACCGACGATGGCGCTGCCGTGTGTACCATCGACCTGCATGGTGAGCAGGTCATCGCGGCGCACGCGGACGGTCCAGGAGCTGTTGAATTGGCAAATCACACCACCTTCGCATTCAAAGGTGGCGTAGCAGGCATCATCGCTGGTGCATGCATATTCTTTGCCGCGCTCGTCGATGCGTTTGGGGATATGGGTGGCACCCATGCAGCTCACGGCTTTCACTTTGCCAAAGAGATTATCGATCACATAACGCCAGTGGCAGAGCATATCGACGATGATGCCGCCGCCGTCCTCTTTCCGATAATTCCACGACGGACGCTGCGCAGGCTGGTCGCCATCCTCCCCTGTGAACACCCAGTAACCGAACTCCCCGCGCACACTGAGGATGCGACCGAAGAAGCCCTGATCCCGCAGCAGCTTGAATTTACGAATGCCGCTCAGCCACAGCTTGTCCTGCACCACGCCGTTCTTTACGCCCGCGTCTTCGCACACTTTGGCAAGGCGCAGCGCCTCCGCTGTCTCCACCGCCGTCGGTTTCTCGCAGTAGATGGCCTTTTTTGCCTTCACGGCCTTCTCGATGAAGCCCGCACGTTGCAGCGTGCCACTGGCGTCGAAAAAGATCTCGTCATCGGGGTTCGCGAGCGCCGCATCGACATCCGTGGTGAAGCGCGTGACACCGGTGCGTGCCGCGAGTGCCGCGAGCTTGTCGTGATTGCGTCCCGTGAGGATGGGGTCCGGCATGATGACGAGGTCATCGCCCACCTTGAGGCCGCCTTGATCGCGGATCGCCTTGATCGAGCGGATCAGGTGCTGGTTGGTGCCCATGCGTCCGGTGACGCCGTTCATGATGATGCCGATTCGTTGTGTGGTCATAAGAGAAGAGAAAAAGGGTCCGTTGATTACGCAGATTGAAGATGGGGTGATTTCATCTGTGTCATCTATGCATGATAAATGGATTGATAGCTGGCCGCGATCTTGTCGAGGAACTCGCCCTGATCGCCGCTCCACCATTTGTTCGAGAAGATTTCCACCTCGCGGTGGCCGGTGAAGCCGGTGGCGTCCACCCAGTCGCTGATTTCCCGGATGTTGATGCAGCCTTCGCCCATCAGGCCGCGGTCATTGAGGAGATCGGTGGTCGGCGTTTTCCAATCGCAGATGTGGAAGGCATGCAGGCGGCCCGTTTGGCCAGCTTGATCGATCTGGGACTTCAATTCCGGGTCCCACCAGACGTGATAGACATCCACCGCGATGCCGACGGACTTTGGCGAGCCTAGAGCATCGCAGATTTCATGCGCTTGCCGCATTGTGTTCACCGCGCTGCGGTCATCGGCATACATCGGGTGCAGGGGCTCGATGGCGAGCTTCACGCCCGCTTTTTCTGCCGCAGGCAAAACAGCGGCGATGCCGTCGGTGATCTGTTTGCGTGATTCGACGAGGTTTTGGCCAGGGACAGCGCCGCAAACCAAAACGATGAGTGGTGCGCCGATGGCGTGCGCTTGCTCGATGGCGAGCAAATTATCGTCCACGGCCTTTTGGCGATCTGCGGCAGATTTCGCCGGGAAAAAGCCACCTCGGCACAAACTCACCACCTCGAGGCCAGAATCGGCAGCTTGGCGTTTCACCGTGCCCAGATCGCGGCCTTCCAGTGCCTGTCGCCAGATGGTGATGCCACTCACCCCGCGCTTCGGGAAATCACGAAAGCATTCCTCGATGCTCAAGGGCTTGGTGGTGATGGTGTGGACGCAAAGTCGGCTCATGCGTGAATGGTGGAGATTATTGGCTATAAGCAAAAGATGTTTTTGCGATGCCTAAGATAAGAATTAGTGATGTTTAACTGATTAAGGCTCATCAGCCACATTCTGAAATGGAACTCTACCAGCTTCACTACTTCATCGAGATCGCACGTCAGCGCAGTTTTACCCGAGCAGCAGAGCGGCTGCGCATGGCGCAACCTGCCTTGAGTCAGCAGATGAAAAATCTAGAGGCAGAGCTACGCACCGCTCTCTTGGTGCGTGGGCGGAAGGAAACGCACCTCACCGCTGCCGGGCAGGCTTTTCTACCCAAGGCGGAAAAGCTGCTCCAGGATGCAGAGGACGCGAAAAGAGCGGTTTCGGACCTGCTGGAGCTGCGCGGAGGCCGACTGACGATGGCGGCGATCCCTAGCGTGAGTGCCTGCCTGCTGCCGGAGGTGATCCGCGCCTTTCGTCGCCTGCACCCAGATGTGCGCCTGCAAGTCATGGAGGAAAGTTCTGAACGCGTGGCGGAACTCGTCGAAGCCGGGCGAGCAGACATCGGCTTTTTGCAGCTACCAGCGAGCAAGTCGATTTTTGAACACCGCCGAATCATCACGGAGCCATTTGTGCTGCTCGCACCCGTGGGCCATACCGCTGCCAAACAGGATGAAGTCGCGCTGCGTAGTCTGGCGGGCGAGTTCTTCGTGTTTTACAAAGGCCGTGCCCGTGACACGGCTCTGGAGGCCTGCCGTAAAGCCGGATTTGAGCCGCGAATCGCCTGCGAAAGCGGCGAGCTGGAAACGGTGCGTGCGCTTGTCGCCGCTGGGCTCGGGTTAGCCATTATCCCCAAGCTCGCGGCTTCAAATCTACCCAAGTCATTGCGGGCGGTGCCACTGCGCGAGCCGAGGATGCAGCGTGAAATCGCAGCGGTGTGGCGCAAGGGCAGCGAACTGTCTCCAGCGGCCCGGGTGCTGCTAGAAAGATGGGGGCCGTAAAAAAATTTGTACTGAATTGAACAAACCCCCTGTGCCCGAATCTAACGCCTACACAGTGATTGCGGGCGCAAGTCCAAGGTCACTGGGTCTTGAGAGTGATTGGTTGAAAACCCCACCGTCGCGGC is part of the Verrucomicrobiaceae bacterium genome and harbors:
- a CDS encoding sugar phosphate isomerase/epimerase, which translates into the protein MSRLCVHTITTKPLSIEECFRDFPKRGVSGITIWRQALEGRDLGTVKRQAADSGLEVVSLCRGGFFPAKSAADRQKAVDDNLLAIEQAHAIGAPLIVLVCGAVPGQNLVESRKQITDGIAAVLPAAEKAGVKLAIEPLHPMYADDRSAVNTMRQAHEICDALGSPKSVGIAVDVYHVWWDPELKSQIDQAGQTGRLHAFHICDWKTPTTDLLNDRGLMGEGCINIREISDWVDATGFTGHREVEIFSNKWWSGDQGEFLDKIAASYQSIYHA
- a CDS encoding DUF1501 domain-containing protein; its protein translation is MNTSNITRRHFFHDCAVGTGKIALASLLAESAYGASKSPNVAASSHFQPKAKAVIHMFMAGAPSQLEMFDHKPMLTKYEGKPLPPSVIGGQRYAFIRPDAAVLGPRFKFAKHGQCGAELSEVLPHLASIVDDIAIVKSCRTTQFNHAPAQIFMNTGFSQPGRPSMGSWVTYGLGAETRDLPSFVVMSTGSGISGGAACWSSGFLPSVYSGTRFRNTGDPILNVSTPEGITPGTQKDTIDLINSLNHRRLKLDGDGETATRIANYEMAYRLQTSAPELMDLTKEDEATLKMYGCDPKVPSFARACLLARRMVERGVRFINIYNEGWDAHSNVEGNVRNNCKNTDQASAALIKDLKQRGLLDSTLVVWGGEFGRTPMVEASVSLGRSMGRDHHPQAFTMWMAGGGIKGGVTLGATDEMGFNIIEDEVHVADIHATILHQLGMDHERLSFRAAGLDFKLTGVEPCKVIQKILA
- a CDS encoding LysR family transcriptional regulator; protein product: MELYQLHYFIEIARQRSFTRAAERLRMAQPALSQQMKNLEAELRTALLVRGRKETHLTAAGQAFLPKAEKLLQDAEDAKRAVSDLLELRGGRLTMAAIPSVSACLLPEVIRAFRRLHPDVRLQVMEESSERVAELVEAGRADIGFLQLPASKSIFEHRRIITEPFVLLAPVGHTAAKQDEVALRSLAGEFFVFYKGRARDTALEACRKAGFEPRIACESGELETVRALVAAGLGLAIIPKLAASNLPKSLRAVPLREPRMQREIAAVWRKGSELSPAARVLLERWGP
- a CDS encoding Gfo/Idh/MocA family oxidoreductase, coding for MTTQRIGIIMNGVTGRMGTNQHLIRSIKAIRDQGGLKVGDDLVIMPDPILTGRNHDKLAALAARTGVTRFTTDVDAALANPDDEIFFDASGTLQRAGFIEKAVKAKKAIYCEKPTAVETAEALRLAKVCEDAGVKNGVVQDKLWLSGIRKFKLLRDQGFFGRILSVRGEFGYWVFTGEDGDQPAQRPSWNYRKEDGGGIIVDMLCHWRYVIDNLFGKVKAVSCMGATHIPKRIDERGKEYACTSDDACYATFECEGGVICQFNSSWTVRVRRDDLLTMQVDGTHGSAIVGLRDCWVQSAGVTPRPIWNPDIQQPINFFEGWQKVPDTTIYDNAFKIQWEDFLRHVVCDTPFPWTLREGAKGVQLAELGLQSWAERKWLPVNDL
- a CDS encoding ABC transporter ATP-binding protein, which produces MGTTLRVFSYLRRYPGMAVAQLVCAVGGTLMVLVLPSVTREIIDGIIPRHEWERLGNSALLVLGAFILQNLFNSLRIRLNNSFEQNVIYDLRSDLYERLQRLPLRWFDNRPTGDIMTTVAEDIPAVERVLIDGIEQGLVAVLQIVIVAGFMFYADATLAWTAMLPMPFLALGAVFYTKSARDRHRRVRSASSGMNSLLHDNVSGMRQIKAYAMEREEHARFNESSGALKKATLHLMHVWSIYRPSMSLLKDAGSVIILWFGARAIMHGTMKPGDLTAFLLLARLFYEPVEQLHSLNQMIQAGRAAGERVFGIMDAEEERGIDDGITLGSVRGHIRYENVGFSYTGKLPTVHGITIDAQPGQTIALVGPTGAGKSTLINLLTRFYEHDEGLLTIDDVPVKNISKSSLRRQIGYVTQESFLFNGSVRDNLLIGKREASDSELWNVLESANAAEFVKRLPQQLDTHVGERGIKLSVGEKQRISIARALLRNPPILLLDEATASVDTETERLIQEALERLMKQRTSFVIAHRLSTVRNADRIYVLEHGRIIEQGTHDQLIEAGGLYSELCRTSLIAAQS